The following nucleotide sequence is from Trifolium pratense cultivar HEN17-A07 linkage group LG2, ARS_RC_1.1, whole genome shotgun sequence.
TTTATGTTCCTATTGCTTTGTGTCTTTGGTGAAGCAGGATAAGAATCACTATCACTGTTGTTTTCATCACTTTCATAAGTTGAATCTTAAAATAAAACActctttcaattttcaaactCTCATAGttttatcattgttataagaaCCAAGCCCTATCAAATCCTTTAGGTTGTTACATCATCTTCCCTGAACATGTCCCTTCATTTACTACTTCACATTCAAAATtacatcgaaaccgtgatttgACAAACTcttcttgtctttatttttctcatcaTGGAATGTGCTTAGTCTTTTCAAGAAATTTTGAGGTAAGTGTCATAGTTTGTCTATTCACACTGatatttgttttgttggttcttaaatttgaagaattttttgaTTGATTTAGATTCATAATAATGGAAGAGAAGTTTGTTTGTAAGTATTGTAGCAAAATATATCCTTGTGGAAAAACTTTAGGTGGTCACATTATGACTCATATGATGAGTGGAAATTCACTTAAagcaaaagaagaaaacaaagaatCAATGTTAATGTTATGTTTAAGTTTGATGATAGAAGAAAGTGAAAGAGATTGAATTTAGGGTCTAGTGGTAGTGATGATGAAAACTTTATTTATGGTCTTAAAGAGAATCATAAGGAAACATTAAGGTTTGTGCATTCCAATGTTCTACTGTTCAAATGGagaaattctgcaaaaaatgtggaatttttttttatcatcatcaGGAGCAAGTAGATTAAGATCAATTAAGCAAGGATTAGCAGCAGGAACAACTTGAACAACACCACCATTAGTTGGTCTAATCACAAAAGTGTTTTCATCAATATTCCCTACAACAAAATGAGACATTTTGTGATCCCCTAAAGCTTGTCTTGACATAACAATCTTGTTGCAAATTAGACACTCATGTTCTTTGCTTTTCTTTgacttcattttcttctttccttTGTTAACTTCTTACTCTTTGCATTTATGTTCCTATTGCTCTGTGTCTTTGGTGGAGCAAGATAAGAATCACTATGAATGTTgtttacatcacttttataagcCGGATCTTTAGAAAAACtctctttcaattttcaaactCTCATAGTTTTCATCATTGTTATAAGAACCATTTTTCGCTTTTTTTCTTGCTAAACTTTCAACTAAATATTGCATCTTTCTTGAATCATCCAAAACTAGTTTTTGAATTCGTTATTGTTTCTGCTTCTTTTTTCTCTGCTCATTATCTTTTTCCTTGAATCTAAATTATGATCTTTAAATACAGATATGAGTACAACTTTTGAAGACTTACCATCATTCATGAAAAATGTGCCACTCGATCATCTGATTCTACTTTTCTAGGAACATATGTGAAATACCCATAATCATAATTATCAGAAACATAACCAATTTCGACCGATTTCATCTTCACATCCTTGTTTAGCTCCTTCTCCGCAAACTCAAAAACATTGTTTTTAGTACCAACAATAGAGAACCATGGGTGATTCTAACAACATCAATACATAGAGGATGCGACGTTTCTCCAAACGGTGTTGCTTTCTAGTGACTTATGTCTGGACTGTGTGCCTTTCAAAACTGACCACAAAACTATTACTGATGCATTTGGCCAAGTTGATGTGGCGCAAACTTATTGAGGGATATCGTAAGGGTTATCCAAAGAAATCCAAGATTgttttcaaattctcatgtgAGACATTTGGGTAGAAATAGCAAAGAGGCTACACATATTATGGCCAAAATTGCTACTAGGACTCGGGACAAATTTTGGTTACAAAACTTTCCTTATACCTTATGTAACCAATTTTATTTGGATATTTCTCATTAATAATACTTAggttttgataaaaataaataaaataaatccacTTATGACATTTGAATCCAACCGACAAATTAAATTGGAAAAAACTTTTTTTCATTGTTCACATTTGATAAAACTACAGaactttcaaaatatattttataatatcatAATTTGTTCGAATATAACAACacgaaaataatattatttttcacaTTTGAAATCACATTATGGTGATGAAAGTTACAAACTCTTTTCACAATTCTTGAAATCCTCTTCGATCTTTACTTGATTAAATTTGGATGGTTGCTCTTTGCCCCTTATAGTGCTCACACTATAAAACACTAGCGGAAGTaaagctgtcaaaatgggctaccCGACCCTAAACGAGTTGCCCATAACGGGCCACAAGTTTTGTCTGATCGGGCTAGAAGTCTGGTTATACTACTCGAGTCCGATCCTATATGGGTCGCGGACTACCAACTCATAAACAGGTtgattctttattttatttctaaatactataaaaaaaatactaaaataaatgaaaaataaaaatatcaaattaaaattttatttatatatataaaagtaggAGTATTGAGAGAGAACACTTATTATCTATACATCTTACAAGCTGAGATTACAATTGAGTCACCGTAAATAACACATTTGCTATGTTTCCATTGTGAGCTTTCGTTTcctttttgttttatgttaagATATATTCAAGTACATTTTTTGGTCCTATTTTAAATgttattaaaaagataaaaataattaaatactattaAATATGGATTGTTGCACCAACATACTAATTATAAATTACATTTGAGTTAAAATACATActaaataaatagataatatgtaaaacaaaatatatggaTGCATATATACACGAAAGTACTAATCATTAGTGATGTGTAAAATGCAAACCTTGAATCATCCTATTCATGTTATGTAAATCtagcataaattttttatttttttaatattaatgcAGGCTACAAGCTACCCATGGTGCCATGTTGTAGGTTTGCCCGTTTCTTAAACGGGATTTTTGCAGACAAAGCGCTATGTTTTAGCGGGCTTGGCGGGGCAGGCCATACAAGCTGACCCATTTTGACTGCTTTAACATGAAGATATCTCCCATTAAAATTTACACTCAAAATGGGGGCAGACTTGAAAAAGGATCTCATAGTGTCTCTTAACGccttttttctcttctcatcAGAGTTATTCAACAAAGACTTGTCATGGTAAGGAAAAAGGAGAAACTTGCACACTTGGAAGATGCAATACAATGAATAATAAATAGTTGTATGCTGCATTCGGGAAGGATGAATCACTCCCGAAAAGGAATCCATTGATTCTCTCCCAATTGGATGGACAATAGGCACGATGATTCACATCACTAGCGATGTCTCTGGTTCAAATCCAAGATGGTCAGCTACGCcaaagaaaagaataaaagaCTTATTTGACTCATTCAGTGAAGGTATCTCCCATTAAGATTTTCAATattgaaagatatatttttcaataagatTTATACTATCAAAAGATACCGGAAGATATTTTCTGATAAGAGAGATTCCGACCAATTTAGGAGGCGGCGAATAACGATCATCTTAAATTTGTAGGCGGTAGATTAGCCCAATCCCGAAATCTTTTTGTAAGCCCAATTCAAAGAAGTTATAAGAACTAACCCTAGCATTCttcttgcgtaaaaaaaaaaccgttcttcttcttcaactctTTTATCCGCAACGAGTTTCTCTGCTACGGTCGCAAAACACTCGATCCGCAACCAACAATGGCTTCCAGAAAAGGCGTCAATCCTCGCTCCGGCGACGGTGCTAGTCCAGGGTTCGCTCCGTTCTCTTACATCTCCACTTCTATCACCACGAATCTCTCTTATGGTTCTCCTAACATTTATCGTTTTCATGCAGGAAAATCTTCATCGGAGGTTTAGCCAAAGACACAACATTAGGTAAACAATAATTTacaacttttcaattttttttttcaattttttatttattaattactttaaacttttaaatttcacTATTATTTATATGATAGTTTTGATTTGATTCTGCAGAGACATTCGTGAAGTATTTTGGTAGGTATGGAGAGATAACAGATTCCGTTATCATGAAAGATCGGCATACCGGTCGGCCCCGAGGATTCGGTTTCATCATTTATGCGGATCCTTCTGTTGTTGATCAAGTTATTATGGAGAATCACATAATCGATGATAAGCAGGTAAACCCTAATTGAATTAGGGTTTGGCTTTGTGCTTTGTAGTTTAGTTGAATTTTTGAGTTGGGGTGTTTCAAATGGTTTGCTTATTTTGTTGCTTTTTGATTTGCTCTTATTAGGTTGAAATCAAGAGGACTATTCCTAAGGGTTCATCACAACAAAGTAATGATTTCAAAACAAAGAAGATTTTTGTCGGTGGCATTCCACCAACAGTATCCGATGGTTTGCTTCTTGgacttttgtttatttatgcAATGATAATCAATGTTTATTGTGTGATTTGATATATGGCTAATGCTAATGAGTGCCTTAAGActatattttaagaataaaaaaattgtttattcaaTGTAACGAAAACTGTGGTACTTTACTTTTTCAATATAGCAAGAaacaaatcaacaaattttGGCGAAAGTTGAAACCCTCTTACCATACAAGGGTATTAATAGtattttaatatagaaaatatgTAATGGATAAATTTGTAATTACAAATTTATATTAGTGCAATTCTTCACTTTTTATATTTGGTCTTCGTAATAAACAACATTAGTCttttcaataaataattttttattggcttaactacatatttggtcccttacgtttattttaggtttcaatttggtcccttacgtttaaaaagtatcaatttggtcccttatgtttattttaggtttcaagtcagtcctttccgttagttttgtcactaacaccgtttgaacagtacacgtgtcactgtgtccaagtgccacgtgtcagtccacatatgcaaattgactgccacatatgacaaaattgacggaaaggactgacttgaaacctaaaataaacgtaagggaccaaattgatactttttaaacgtaagggaccaaattgaaacctaaaataaacgtaagggaccaaacgtgtagttaagccttttttatttatttggaaTCATTAAACAAAATGCCTTAGGACACTAGTTAGCAAgattctttgtttgtttttatatatatacaataatcATTGTTTATGGTGTGAGTCTGTTTGTTTTGTTAGTTTGTGTTGtgtattttcaaatatttttggtaTTGTGAGCTTAGTGAGCTTATTGTATGATTGCCTCTCGTGTGTGTTTCAGATGAGCTCAAGAACTTCTTCTCTAAGCATGGGAATGTTGTGGAGCACGAGATAATATGTGACCACACCACTAAACGACCCCGTGGATTTGGTTTTGTAGTTTTTGATAATGATAAAGTTGTTGATAATTTGTTAGCTGATGGGAACATGATTGATATGGATGGTACTCAGGTTAGTTCGCTTCATTTTTTTGGgttgtttgaaattgaaactGGCAATGCTGATGATAAAGCATTGGTAATCTGTTTCAATGTTAAAGTGAAAGAATGTTGTGGTGAAATAATTGATAACTGGGGATTCATGTTGTGTTCCAAATCCAATAATATGATGTCGCTCTTAGTCAATGTTTTGTTATTgctttttttttgcttatgtaACGGGCTTACTACACGTTTTGTTATATCTCTGCCCAAGCAACCAAGGAAAATAGTTCTATTTATGAACGAATCTAGGTTGACTTAATTCTTTGTTGTAGGTTGAGATCAAGAAGGCTGAACCAAAGAAATCTTCAAATTCAGCTTCTTTTCCTTCATTTACTAGTGATTCTAGGGCACGTTCTTACAATGATGGTTTTGGTGGATTTGGTGATTCTTATGGAAGTTTTCCTGGTGGAGGTTACGGCCCTGCATCTTATAGGTCACTTGGAGGTTATGGCGGTAGGCTTAGTGATTATGGTGGGTATGAAGGTGGAGATGACTTCAGTGGTGGTTTTGGGGGTTATGGTGGTCGTGGTGGTACCGGTGGTTATGCTGGCTATAGAGGAGAATCTTCTTTTGGCTATTCTGGCCGCTATGGGTCGTACATGAGTGCCCTTGGCGGTGGATACAGTGGTGGTGGGTTAGGCCCATATGGGGGGAGAGGTGCTGGGGGCTATGGAAGTTATGGTGGTCCTGCCACTGGTGGAGGTTATGAATTTGGCCCTGGTGCTGGTTTTGATGGGACGGGAGGACTCTATTCTAGCAGGGGTGGTTATAGGGGCAGTAGTCGCTTCCATCCTTACACACGATAGTTTTATGACTAAGCTTTTGCGATAGAAATTACATGCAGGTTTAAGCATTTTCTAGTTACAAGACACTTACTCTAGGTGTGCACTATCTAGAAAGTCAGATCAACCAATAGCATGTCTGTTTTAATCAACCGCTTAGAAACCGAAGATAGAACTTCATCAATCTAGAGCTTTCAGAGCAACATCTAGAGCTTCCTGTCTGTCATCAGCCTATACAATCTTTAGTTAGATTATGCTTTTTTGTGATAATCAGATGTTTGCATGTTAGATGATACGcctaaaaatatgctatttatttaattaatttactattatattttatatgtttttatttcgattccgaagttttactatataaatagttgcttatttctcatattttaaataaaca
It contains:
- the LOC123910224 gene encoding heterogeneous nuclear ribonucleoprotein 1; translated protein: MASRKGVNPRSGDGASPGKIFIGGLAKDTTLETFVKYFGRYGEITDSVIMKDRHTGRPRGFGFIIYADPSVVDQVIMENHIIDDKQVEIKRTIPKGSSQQSNDFKTKKIFVGGIPPTVSDDELKNFFSKHGNVVEHEIICDHTTKRPRGFGFVVFDNDKVVDNLLADGNMIDMDGTQVEIKKAEPKKSSNSASFPSFTSDSRARSYNDGFGGFGDSYGSFPGGGYGPASYRSLGGYGGRLSDYGGYEGGDDFSGGFGGYGGRGGTGGYAGYRGESSFGYSGRYGSYMSALGGGYSGGGLGPYGGRGAGGYGSYGGPATGGGYEFGPGAGFDGTGGLYSSRGGYRGSSRFHPYTR